In a genomic window of Bacteroidales bacterium:
- a CDS encoding shikimate kinase: MNSNRKIFLIGYPGSGKSTYAKKIANYFNLPCLDTDKIIAQKLNLSISEIFNIYGEEYFRKCESEVLKYSIDEFEGFVMATGGGLACNENNIKTMLDNGIVVYVKASPEVLYNRIKNSKTIRPNHANDENLFEKINKELVERERFYQQAKYIVDSKRGCEKEIIYFCNQNKTLK, from the coding sequence ATGAATAGTAATCGCAAAATATTTCTAATCGGATATCCGGGCAGCGGCAAATCGACTTACGCAAAAAAAATAGCTAATTATTTTAATTTACCATGTTTAGATACTGATAAAATTATTGCTCAAAAACTTAATCTGTCAATATCTGAAATATTCAATATTTATGGTGAAGAATATTTTCGAAAATGCGAATCGGAAGTATTGAAATATAGTATTGATGAATTTGAAGGTTTTGTAATGGCAACCGGTGGGGGATTGGCCTGTAATGAAAATAATATTAAAACCATGCTTGATAATGGCATTGTTGTTTATGTTAAAGCTTCGCCGGAGGTTCTTTATAATCGAATTAAAAACTCAAAAACAATACGACCAAATCATGCAAATGATGAAAATCTGTTTGAAAAAATAAATAAAGAACTTGTAGAAAGAGAAAGATTTTATCAGCAGGCAAAATATATTGTAGATTCAAAACGAGGTTGTGAAAAAGAAATTATTTATTTTTGCAATCAGAATAAAACACTAAAATAA
- a CDS encoding zinc ABC transporter substrate-binding protein, translated as MKRTILLILICSVLFCGCNNKNNKNAESKPIAAVSIIPFKYFADKIAGELWNIISIIPSGANHTSYEPTAKELKQIANADIYFETANIGFEDAWTRRFKSIAPECTFYNVSENIELTGGHYHGDEYHGADPHYWLSPKDAAIIAENITNAFIKSDPKNKEIYIENLNKLKVEIMETDIQLKALLEPLKGSMFLIYHPALTYFAKDYDLVQIAIEDHGKEPSASYMAKIIDIAKENDIKTIFYQTQYTGQSVHTIANEIGAKTICFDPMAYNWPENMLSIANSLISNK; from the coding sequence ATGAAAAGAACAATATTATTAATTTTAATCTGTTCGGTTTTATTTTGCGGATGTAATAATAAGAATAATAAAAATGCTGAAAGTAAACCGATTGCAGCAGTAAGTATTATTCCGTTTAAATATTTTGCAGATAAAATTGCCGGTGAATTATGGAATATTATTTCAATTATACCTTCGGGTGCCAACCATACAAGCTATGAACCTACTGCTAAGGAGTTGAAGCAAATTGCAAATGCCGATATTTATTTTGAAACCGCTAATATAGGTTTTGAAGATGCATGGACACGGCGATTTAAAAGTATTGCGCCGGAATGTACTTTCTATAATGTTTCGGAAAATATTGAACTTACCGGTGGACATTATCACGGTGACGAATATCATGGTGCGGATCCGCATTATTGGCTTTCTCCGAAAGATGCGGCGATTATTGCCGAAAATATCACTAATGCTTTTATCAAATCGGATCCGAAAAATAAAGAAATTTATATTGAAAATCTTAACAAACTTAAAGTTGAAATTATGGAAACAGATATTCAGTTAAAAGCTTTATTGGAACCATTAAAAGGTAGTATGTTTTTGATTTATCATCCGGCATTAACTTATTTTGCTAAAGATTACGATTTAGTGCAAATTGCAATTGAAGACCACGGTAAAGAGCCTTCGGCTTCTTATATGGCGAAAATTATTGATATTGCTAAGGAAAATGATATAAAAACAATTTTTTACCAAACGCAATATACCGGGCAAAGTGTGCATACTATTGCTAATGAAATAGGTGCAAAAACAATTTGTTTTGATCCTATGGCGTATAATTGGCCGGAAAATATGCTTTCAATTGCCAATAGTTTAATATCTAATAAATAA
- a CDS encoding NAD(P)H-hydrate dehydratase → MKILSIDQVRSADEYTIQNEPVSSINLMERAARYAFNYIYKNYDPHNLFIIFCGTGNNGGDGYVIARHFSNLYANVKVVSVNFSKKLSPDCEYNLNRLRKLNPTVIYDYFDGFYLNSLTADYSDNNVIIIDALFGSGLSKSIGNEYDKIINWINNNDFIKISIDIPSGLFGDKSSKSNELIVKANEVITFQTPKLALFLPENYDYVNKFKIIDIELDKKYIESLHTDNYMIDIDLIKPLLKFRKKFDHKGVFGHAAIIAGDYGTMGAAVMASKACLRAGAGLLTSIVPEVGYNIMQTSLPEAMVKTEHLNDTILDIFDVIGIGPGIGTDNYSKEKLSIVFDYCNNNQNAPQLVIDADGLNILAQDKLLFDKLPKSSIITPHPKEFQRLFGKFSDDFTRLEMQKEISKEKSIYIVYKQAHTIITDAEGTAYFNNTGNPGMATGGSGDILTGIITGLCARGYSAINACVLGVYLHGLAGDIATCKIHQESLIASDIIDNLPLAFNEIYK, encoded by the coding sequence ATGAAAATATTATCGATAGATCAAGTTCGTTCCGCTGACGAATATACTATCCAAAATGAACCGGTTAGTAGTATTAATCTTATGGAACGTGCGGCAAGATATGCTTTTAATTATATTTATAAAAATTATGATCCGCATAATCTTTTCATAATTTTTTGCGGTACTGGAAATAATGGTGGCGATGGTTATGTAATTGCCAGACATTTCAGCAATTTATATGCTAACGTAAAAGTTGTTTCGGTAAATTTTTCAAAAAAATTATCTCCTGATTGTGAATATAATTTGAACAGATTGAGAAAATTGAATCCGACAGTTATTTATGATTATTTCGATGGTTTCTATTTAAATTCATTGACTGCTGATTATTCTGATAACAATGTTATTATTATTGATGCACTTTTCGGATCAGGACTTTCTAAGTCTATAGGAAATGAGTATGATAAAATTATTAATTGGATTAATAATAATGATTTTATAAAAATTTCTATTGATATTCCCTCAGGACTTTTCGGTGATAAATCTTCAAAAAGTAATGAATTGATCGTAAAAGCGAATGAAGTTATAACTTTTCAAACGCCGAAACTCGCTTTGTTTTTACCTGAAAATTATGATTATGTAAATAAATTCAAAATTATTGATATCGAACTTGATAAAAAATATATAGAAAGTTTACATACAGATAACTATATGATTGATATAGATCTGATTAAACCGTTATTGAAATTTCGTAAAAAGTTTGATCATAAAGGAGTTTTCGGACATGCGGCAATTATTGCAGGAGATTATGGAACGATGGGTGCAGCCGTGATGGCATCTAAAGCATGTTTGAGAGCAGGGGCCGGGTTACTCACAAGTATTGTTCCTGAAGTTGGATATAATATTATGCAAACGTCTTTGCCGGAAGCAATGGTAAAAACAGAGCATTTGAATGATACTATTTTAGATATATTTGATGTTATCGGAATTGGTCCCGGAATAGGTACTGATAATTATTCAAAAGAGAAACTATCCATCGTTTTTGATTATTGTAATAATAATCAAAATGCGCCGCAATTAGTTATAGATGCTGATGGATTAAACATTCTGGCCCAAGATAAGTTATTGTTTGATAAATTGCCTAAAAGCAGTATAATAACTCCTCATCCTAAAGAATTTCAAAGACTTTTCGGTAAATTCTCCGATGATTTCACACGTCTGGAAATGCAAAAAGAAATTTCTAAAGAGAAATCAATTTATATTGTATATAAACAAGCTCATACAATAATTACCGATGCGGAAGGTACTGCCTATTTCAACAATACCGGCAATCCCGGAATGGCAACCGGCGGCAGCGGAGATATACTTACCGGAATCATTACAGGTTTGTGTGCAAGAGGTTACAGTGCTATAAATGCTTGCGTTTTGGGTGTTTATCTTCACGGACTTGCCGGTGATATTGCAACATGTAAAATTCATCAGGAAAGTTTAATTGCAAGTGATATTATTGATAATTTGCCTTTAGCTTTTAATGAAATTTATAAGTAA